A single region of the Anaerostipes rhamnosivorans genome encodes:
- a CDS encoding 5-formyltetrahydrofolate cyclo-ligase, producing the protein MKEKQYIRQQIKQKTEKLSTRYLRDSEEEIQKQILMLPEFKRAETVFCYISVGKEVSTELILTECFRQGKRVGVPLCTAPGIMEVRQITCMDQLEQGIYGLMEPKRNTPIVEKREIDLGIIPCISADFCGKRLGHGAGYYDRYLSDTEFLKVVLCRRELLWEEIPTDSYDVPMDLVVTEKG; encoded by the coding sequence ATGAAAGAAAAACAGTACATCCGTCAACAGATCAAACAAAAAACAGAGAAGTTATCCACAAGATATCTTCGGGATTCGGAAGAAGAAATTCAGAAACAGATCCTTATGCTGCCGGAATTTAAGAGGGCGGAGACTGTTTTCTGTTACATATCCGTAGGAAAGGAAGTATCCACAGAATTGATTTTAACAGAATGCTTCCGACAGGGAAAACGGGTGGGAGTGCCCTTGTGCACAGCTCCCGGAATCATGGAAGTAAGGCAGATCACCTGTATGGACCAGTTAGAACAGGGCATCTACGGACTCATGGAGCCAAAAAGAAATACTCCCATTGTGGAGAAACGAGAGATTGACCTGGGGATTATTCCTTGTATCAGCGCAGACTTCTGTGGAAAACGTCTCGGACATGGAGCCGGGTATTATGACCGGTATCTAAGCGATACAGAATTTTTGAAGGTGGTTTTATGCAGAAGAGAGCTTCTGTGGGAGGAGATTCCTACAGACAGCTATGATGTGCCAATGGACCTTGTGGTCACGGAGAAGGGGTGA
- a CDS encoding TetR/AcrR family transcriptional regulator produces the protein MKKREDLRVVKTKANLKRVLKKLLRKKPIRKITVTELAREAVINKGTFYLHYSDIYDLYEEVILEHIEGTLGNLDYYMEFFTNPKMFVKKFLEDFDFGRLEKTFPYLHEDEHKLPLPLIVTNTLSERLMSTGLLEDTMKNKVKLTVAISCITEPFIQMREEADLICEIAGEVISNMF, from the coding sequence ATGAAAAAACGGGAAGATTTAAGAGTTGTAAAGACAAAGGCAAATTTAAAAAGGGTCTTAAAGAAGCTTCTGAGAAAAAAGCCCATCCGCAAGATCACAGTGACGGAACTGGCCAGGGAGGCTGTGATCAATAAGGGAACGTTTTATTTGCATTATTCAGATATCTATGACTTATATGAAGAAGTGATCCTGGAGCACATAGAAGGAACTCTTGGAAATCTGGATTATTATATGGAGTTCTTTACAAACCCAAAGATGTTTGTGAAAAAGTTCTTGGAGGATTTTGATTTTGGACGTCTGGAAAAGACTTTTCCATATCTGCATGAAGACGAACATAAACTGCCGCTTCCATTGATCGTAACGAATACCCTGTCTGAAAGGTTAATGTCTACCGGACTTTTAGAGGATACAATGAAGAACAAAGTAAAGCTTACTGTTGCAATTTCCTGTATCACTGAGCCATTTATACAGATGAGAGAGGAAGCGGATTTAATCTGTGAGATCGCAGGTGAGGTGATCTCAAATATGTTTTAG
- a CDS encoding ABC transporter ATP-binding protein produces the protein MIQTLGKSIRQYRKESIKTPVFVTLEVIMECILPLVMAKLIDEMTATSMNPVIKYGVALFIMAMMSLVFGILSGKYAATASCGFAKNLRRDIYFKIQDFSFADIDKFSSSSLVTRLTTDVTNVQNAYQMIIRIAVRTPLMMIFSVIMSMAINVKMSLIFLAMIPVIGLALLGIAWFSFPVFQRIFRKYDALNNSVQENVSGIRVVKSFVREDYEKAKFQKASEDVCNDFTKAEKLLALNNPIMMFGIYLAIFLVSLIGARMIISTQGSVLTTGQLSSLINYGVQILSSLMMLSMVFVLCSMAAESANRICEVLTHESSLVSPENGITEVKDGSIRFDHVSFKYNKHGKKAALSEIDLMIPSGATIGIMGGTGASKTSLIQLISRLYDATEGTVYVGGKDVREYDLEALRNEVAVVLQKNILFSGTIKGNLRWGDSNASDEELRHVCRLAQADEFISQFPDQYDTYIEQGGTNVSGGQKQRLCIARALLKKPKILIMDDSTSAVDTKTDALIRQAMRTEIPDTTKIIIAQRVSSIEDADLILIMEGGRIKESGSHQELMKQKGEYYDVYVSQNSGKEE, from the coding sequence ATGATTCAAACATTAGGAAAAAGTATAAGGCAATATAGAAAAGAATCTATTAAAACACCGGTTTTTGTGACCTTGGAAGTTATCATGGAATGTATCCTTCCTCTGGTTATGGCAAAACTGATTGACGAAATGACTGCAACTTCCATGAACCCGGTCATAAAATACGGAGTTGCTTTATTTATCATGGCAATGATGTCGCTTGTTTTTGGTATCCTGTCCGGAAAATATGCGGCAACAGCGTCCTGCGGATTTGCAAAAAATCTGCGAAGGGATATTTATTTTAAAATACAGGATTTTAGCTTTGCTGATATCGATAAGTTCTCATCGTCCTCCCTGGTGACCAGGCTTACAACCGATGTCACCAATGTACAAAACGCTTACCAGATGATCATCCGTATTGCGGTGAGGACTCCGCTGATGATGATTTTTTCAGTAATCATGAGCATGGCGATCAATGTAAAAATGTCTCTCATCTTCCTGGCCATGATCCCAGTCATTGGTCTGGCCCTTCTCGGAATCGCTTGGTTTTCCTTTCCGGTTTTTCAACGAATTTTTCGCAAATACGATGCATTAAATAATTCAGTCCAGGAAAACGTCTCCGGTATTAGAGTTGTAAAATCCTTTGTCCGGGAAGACTATGAGAAAGCAAAATTCCAAAAAGCGTCGGAGGATGTCTGCAATGATTTTACAAAGGCGGAGAAACTGCTCGCCCTGAATAACCCGATCATGATGTTTGGGATTTACCTTGCCATCTTCCTGGTTAGCCTGATCGGCGCCCGGATGATTATTAGTACACAGGGAAGTGTATTAACTACGGGCCAGCTTTCTTCTCTTATCAACTATGGCGTTCAGATCCTGTCCTCCCTCATGATGCTGTCTATGGTGTTTGTCTTATGTTCCATGGCCGCAGAATCTGCCAATCGTATCTGTGAGGTGCTCACCCACGAAAGCAGCCTGGTATCTCCTGAAAATGGTATTACAGAAGTGAAAGACGGCAGTATCCGGTTTGACCATGTGTCGTTTAAATATAACAAACACGGCAAAAAGGCAGCTCTATCTGAGATTGACCTTATGATACCGTCTGGCGCTACTATAGGGATCATGGGCGGAACAGGCGCTTCCAAAACAAGTCTGATCCAGCTCATTTCAAGACTTTACGATGCCACAGAGGGAACCGTGTATGTCGGCGGAAAAGATGTACGCGAATATGATCTCGAAGCGTTGAGAAATGAAGTGGCAGTTGTACTGCAGAAGAACATTTTATTCTCCGGAACCATTAAGGGGAATCTTCGATGGGGTGATTCGAATGCAAGTGACGAGGAACTCAGACACGTATGCAGGCTTGCCCAGGCAGATGAATTTATCAGCCAGTTCCCGGACCAGTATGACACCTACATAGAACAGGGCGGAACCAACGTTTCCGGCGGGCAGAAGCAACGTCTCTGTATTGCCAGGGCACTGTTAAAAAAACCGAAAATCCTGATCATGGATGACTCTACTTCAGCGGTAGACACCAAGACCGATGCCCTGATCCGGCAGGCCATGAGAACAGAAATCCCTGATACCACAAAGATCATAATCGCACAGCGTGTTTCTTCCATAGAAGACGCTGACTTAATTCTTATTATGGAGGGCGGCCGGATCAAAGAATCTGGAAGCCATCAGGAGCTCATGAAACAGAAAGGTGAATACTATGATGTTTATGTTTCACAGAACAGCGGAAAGGAGGAGTAA
- a CDS encoding ABC transporter ATP-binding protein, protein MDEKKKIHSFRRLIAYIFHYYPVQLTVVMICIVISSCASVVSTFFLQRLIDDCITPGITGGLSSVWVTFTSILCVMAAFYVAGIVCAFLYTRIMAVVTQGTLRNLRDDMFKHMQKLPIQYFDTNAHGDIMSTYTNDTDAIRQLIGQSLPALIQSMLTVAVMFVMMLYYSLWLTITVLVILGIMIAVTKRLGGASSRYMMLQQKSLAKEEGFVEEMMNGQKVVKVFCHEEESKEAFTALNEQLFINGEKANQYGNILMPILNNIGNIMYVLLAVVGGLLVYFHASNFCLTGISPITVGIIVSFLSMARQLSQTIGQASMQISMIAMGVAGAGRIFQLLDEEIEEDHGYVTLVHVTKNENGELKESSVPTGMWAWKHPHREQGTLTYTELTGDIRMEGVDFSYVPEKLVLHDISLFAKPGQKIAFVGATGAGKTTITNLINRFYDIPDGKIRYDGININKICKPDLRRSLGVVLQDVNLFTGTVMENIRYGKLDATDEECIAASKLANADDFITRLPDGYDTVLTGNGSSLSQGQRQLISIARAAVADPPVMILDEATSSIDTRTEALVQKGMDNLMKGRTVFVIAHRLSTVKNSDAIMVLDHGRIIERGDHDELIAQKGVYYQLYTGAFELE, encoded by the coding sequence ATGGACGAAAAAAAGAAGATTCATAGTTTTAGAAGGCTGATAGCCTATATTTTTCATTATTATCCGGTTCAGTTAACCGTTGTAATGATTTGTATCGTAATCAGTTCCTGCGCTTCAGTGGTATCTACATTTTTTCTTCAGAGACTGATTGATGATTGTATCACCCCGGGAATCACTGGAGGTTTGTCCAGCGTGTGGGTTACCTTCACCTCTATCCTCTGTGTTATGGCTGCATTTTATGTGGCGGGCATTGTCTGTGCATTTCTGTATACCAGAATCATGGCCGTTGTGACACAGGGTACCCTGCGGAATCTGCGCGATGATATGTTTAAGCATATGCAGAAGCTGCCTATCCAGTATTTTGATACCAATGCCCACGGGGATATTATGAGTACCTATACCAATGATACGGATGCGATCCGCCAGCTGATCGGACAAAGCCTTCCGGCCCTGATACAGTCTATGCTGACCGTAGCCGTTATGTTTGTCATGATGCTTTACTACAGTCTGTGGCTGACGATTACTGTTCTGGTCATTCTAGGAATCATGATTGCTGTAACCAAACGGCTGGGAGGCGCCAGCTCCAGATACATGATGCTTCAGCAGAAATCCCTGGCCAAAGAGGAAGGCTTTGTAGAAGAGATGATGAACGGGCAAAAGGTAGTAAAAGTCTTTTGTCACGAAGAAGAAAGCAAGGAAGCTTTTACTGCGCTGAATGAGCAGTTATTTATCAACGGGGAAAAGGCAAACCAGTACGGCAATATCTTGATGCCGATCCTGAATAATATTGGAAATATCATGTATGTGCTGTTGGCTGTAGTTGGCGGACTGCTGGTTTACTTCCATGCCTCTAATTTCTGCCTGACAGGCATAAGTCCGATCACGGTCGGTATTATTGTTTCATTTTTAAGTATGGCAAGGCAGCTGTCACAAACTATCGGGCAGGCCTCTATGCAGATTTCTATGATCGCTATGGGAGTTGCCGGAGCCGGAAGAATCTTTCAGCTTTTAGATGAAGAAATTGAAGAAGATCACGGATATGTCACTCTTGTTCATGTGACAAAAAATGAAAACGGAGAACTAAAGGAATCTTCTGTCCCTACAGGAATGTGGGCATGGAAACATCCCCACAGAGAACAGGGCACCCTGACCTACACAGAATTAACAGGGGATATCCGGATGGAAGGAGTAGATTTTTCCTATGTACCTGAGAAGCTGGTCCTTCATGACATCTCATTGTTTGCAAAACCAGGACAGAAGATTGCTTTTGTCGGAGCCACCGGGGCGGGTAAGACTACGATCACAAACCTCATCAACCGCTTCTATGATATTCCTGACGGAAAGATCCGTTATGACGGAATCAACATTAATAAAATCTGCAAACCGGATCTGAGAAGGTCCCTTGGTGTAGTGCTTCAGGATGTGAACCTTTTCACCGGAACGGTGATGGAGAATATTCGTTATGGAAAGCTGGACGCCACAGATGAAGAGTGTATTGCTGCTTCAAAACTGGCCAATGCAGATGATTTTATCACAAGGCTTCCTGACGGGTATGATACTGTCCTCACGGGAAATGGCTCAAGCCTGTCACAGGGACAGCGGCAGCTGATCTCTATTGCAAGAGCCGCTGTGGCTGATCCTCCAGTAATGATCCTGGATGAAGCTACTTCCTCCATTGATACAAGAACAGAGGCTTTGGTACAGAAAGGAATGGATAATCTGATGAAGGGCCGGACCGTGTTCGTCATTGCACACCGTCTGTCCACCGTAAAAAACAGTGATGCTATTATGGTTCTGGATCATGGCCGTATCATTGAACGTGGAGACCATGATGAACTCATTGCACAAAAGGGAGTATATTATCAGTTGTATACCGGTGCTTTTGAACTGGAGTAG
- a CDS encoding HAD-IIA family hydrolase yields the protein MLENIKAFVLDMDGTIYLGNELFPFTKDFLSRVEETGRKFYFFTNNSSKSQQAYIEKLSNMGIAISKEQMMISSHVMIRFLLEKYSGKSVYVVGTPSLLNEFRSFGIPLVEEDPDIVVLGFDTTLTYEKLSRACHFIRNGCIYYGINPDLNCPMEGGTFIPDCGSMARLVEASTGRYPEFFGKPSKHTLNYMIQETGYRPDEIAIVGDRLYTDIAVADQSQVTSILVLSGESTQKDVENGDIKPDLIVKDLSEITREL from the coding sequence ATGTTAGAAAATATCAAAGCTTTTGTCCTGGATATGGACGGAACGATTTATCTTGGAAATGAACTGTTTCCGTTTACGAAGGACTTTCTTTCCAGAGTGGAGGAGACAGGCAGAAAATTTTACTTCTTCACAAATAACTCTTCCAAGAGCCAGCAGGCCTATATTGAAAAGCTTTCCAATATGGGCATTGCTATCTCCAAAGAGCAGATGATGATTTCCAGCCATGTGATGATACGGTTTCTTTTGGAGAAGTATTCTGGAAAAAGTGTTTATGTTGTGGGGACACCGTCTCTGCTGAACGAATTCAGAAGCTTTGGGATACCTCTTGTGGAAGAAGATCCGGATATTGTTGTTCTGGGATTTGACACGACTCTGACCTATGAAAAGCTGTCCAGGGCCTGTCATTTTATCCGGAACGGCTGCATCTATTATGGAATCAATCCCGATTTAAACTGTCCCATGGAGGGAGGCACGTTTATCCCGGACTGCGGTTCCATGGCAAGGCTTGTGGAGGCTTCCACCGGACGATACCCGGAGTTTTTCGGAAAACCTTCAAAACATACATTAAATTATATGATTCAGGAGACGGGATACCGCCCGGATGAAATCGCCATTGTAGGCGACCGGCTGTATACAGACATTGCCGTGGCCGATCAAAGCCAAGTGACATCCATTCTTGTGTTAAGCGGTGAGAGTACCCAAAAAGATGTGGAGAATGGAGATATAAAACCAGATCTCATTGTGAAGGATTTAAGTGAGATAACGAGAGAACTGTAA
- a CDS encoding L-ribulose-5-phosphate 4-epimerase, translated as MLEELKQQVYEANMELPAKGLVTYTWGNVSGIDREKGLFAIKPSGIAYEDLKPSDMVLMNLNGESVEGDYKPSSDTPTHLELYKAFPQVGGIVHTHSAWAASWAQAGRPIPCYGTTHADYFYGEIPCARSLRPEEIEMEYEKNTGLVIVETFQGMNPAYVPGVLCTNHGPFAWGKDAEEAVHNAVVMEEVAKMAARTEQLKTEVGEAPKTIQDKHFFRKHGPNAYYGNAGK; from the coding sequence ATGCTGGAAGAATTAAAACAGCAGGTTTATGAGGCAAATATGGAACTTCCCGCAAAGGGACTGGTTACCTATACCTGGGGAAACGTAAGTGGCATCGACCGTGAAAAAGGGTTGTTTGCCATCAAGCCAAGCGGCATTGCCTATGAAGACCTGAAACCATCTGATATGGTTCTTATGAATTTAAACGGAGAGAGTGTGGAGGGAGATTATAAGCCTTCCTCCGACACACCGACCCATCTGGAACTGTATAAAGCATTTCCGCAGGTGGGAGGCATTGTCCACACCCACTCTGCCTGGGCAGCCTCCTGGGCGCAGGCAGGAAGGCCAATCCCATGTTACGGAACCACACATGCAGATTATTTTTATGGGGAGATCCCGTGTGCCAGAAGTCTGAGACCGGAAGAGATTGAAATGGAATATGAGAAAAATACAGGGCTAGTCATTGTCGAGACATTTCAGGGAATGAATCCAGCCTATGTTCCGGGAGTTCTCTGCACAAACCACGGACCGTTTGCCTGGGGAAAGGATGCAGAGGAGGCAGTACACAATGCTGTCGTGATGGAAGAGGTGGCAAAAATGGCTGCCAGGACAGAGCAGCTGAAGACAGAAGTGGGTGAGGCGCCCAAGACCATTCAGGATAAGCATTTTTTCCGGAAACACGGCCCCAATGCCTACTATGGAAACGCCGGAAAGTGA
- a CDS encoding sn-glycerol-1-phosphate dehydrogenase encodes MKVDVKEFLKPCSCGRKHEIVVDDMIIESGAVSKLPEILSRDAYKNLQNIVMICDENTYEAAGKTVEHLVPGLKKAVLDPANLHANEHGVEAAKNQLDQIGDVDLMIAVGSGTIHDITRYHAYERKIPFFSVPTAASVDGYVSTVAAMTWHGFKKSFTAVSPVVVIADTDIFSKAPMRLTASGVADLLGKYTALADWKITHILTGEYICEEICEMEYKALDALTNSLSGLSSGDAGAYEELMYGLLLSGLAMQMTGNSRPASGAEHHMSHLWEMEVLNDYIDFYHGEKVGVGLILASKIYHKAAQKMRRGAFTVKESMPVEEELIRVNFTKLGMYESIMEENTPNLLEKVDSQKLLDKKNEIAAVIDEIPSAEALTEMLAKVDGVRSLEDLGFDESFQEKTARLSPYVRARITFMRLLKFYSFYEEVIKN; translated from the coding sequence ATGAAAGTGGATGTAAAAGAATTTTTGAAGCCGTGCAGCTGCGGCAGAAAACATGAGATCGTTGTGGACGATATGATCATAGAAAGCGGGGCAGTCTCAAAGCTCCCGGAGATCCTTTCAAGGGACGCATATAAGAATCTCCAGAATATTGTCATGATCTGTGATGAAAATACTTATGAGGCAGCAGGAAAGACGGTGGAACATCTTGTGCCGGGGCTGAAAAAAGCAGTCCTTGACCCAGCCAACCTTCACGCCAATGAACACGGCGTGGAGGCGGCCAAAAACCAGCTTGACCAGATCGGAGACGTGGATCTGATGATTGCCGTCGGATCAGGAACGATCCACGATATCACAAGATATCATGCCTATGAGAGAAAGATCCCGTTCTTCTCTGTACCTACAGCAGCCAGTGTGGACGGCTATGTGTCCACGGTGGCAGCCATGACATGGCATGGATTTAAAAAAAGCTTTACTGCCGTATCACCGGTTGTGGTGATCGCGGACACTGATATTTTCAGCAAGGCGCCGATGCGCCTGACAGCTTCCGGGGTTGCAGATCTGCTTGGAAAATATACGGCTCTGGCAGACTGGAAGATCACACATATCCTGACCGGGGAATACATCTGTGAAGAAATATGTGAGATGGAGTACAAGGCGCTGGATGCGCTGACCAACAGTCTTTCCGGGCTGTCCAGTGGAGATGCCGGAGCCTATGAGGAGCTTATGTATGGGCTTCTGCTCTCAGGACTGGCTATGCAGATGACAGGAAACTCCCGGCCGGCCTCAGGGGCGGAGCATCATATGTCTCATCTGTGGGAGATGGAAGTGCTGAATGATTACATTGATTTTTACCACGGAGAAAAAGTGGGTGTGGGTCTGATCCTCGCTTCTAAAATCTATCACAAGGCAGCTCAGAAAATGCGCAGAGGGGCTTTTACGGTAAAAGAATCCATGCCGGTGGAAGAAGAACTGATCAGAGTGAATTTTACAAAGCTCGGCATGTACGAGTCCATTATGGAGGAAAATACACCGAATCTGCTGGAAAAGGTTGATTCCCAAAAGCTTCTGGATAAAAAGAATGAGATCGCAGCTGTCATCGATGAGATTCCTTCTGCAGAGGCTCTTACGGAGATGCTCGCAAAGGTGGACGGGGTCAGATCTCTTGAGGATCTTGGATTTGACGAGAGCTTCCAGGAAAAGACCGCAAGGCTGTCTCCTTATGTGAGAGCCAGGATCACGTTTATGAGGCTTCTCAAGTTCTATAGTTTTTATGAAGAAGTGATCAAGAATTAG
- a CDS encoding PTS galactitol transporter subunit IIC, translating to MEAILAVLKSIIDNFGSAIIVPFIIFIIALIFKVKVQKAFLSALYAGVSLMGFTLILGAFTPIITPMVKNMSTVMAGVTGVNLNTFDVGWQATSVVAFATSAGMIYLGLGILLQTILFLVKWTNIFQPSDLWNNYSYIVWGAMVIFKTHNFILGIACMILLNLYSLLISELVAKRWSKYYNYPNCTIIAMHNVEPAIFAILFDPVLNKLGFNKLKLNPKSIEKKIGFLGEPMTLGFFLGMFIGILGSVNKLGTIAGWGDILEVAIATSAVMAIFPKIASMFAQAFAPITEAARKFMGKAGDREWYIAVNDAVGYGEPATLTSGLLLIPIMIVVSTILPGNQVLPVVDLLAIPYMVQGLVAVYKGNMSKILVAGTIWFSLGLLMCTYTAPLFTQVAMTAGFAIPAGAAMITSFNILGKPMLGFVFLAFLSGNPVFIAIAVAVYAAMFAVFKLKNKEIVAYLDRQANKNESAEEAGV from the coding sequence ATGGAAGCAATTCTTGCAGTACTCAAATCAATCATTGACAACTTCGGATCGGCTATCATCGTACCATTTATTATTTTTATTATCGCTTTGATCTTTAAAGTGAAAGTTCAGAAAGCATTTTTATCAGCACTTTACGCAGGGGTGTCCCTGATGGGATTTACTCTGATCCTCGGCGCATTTACACCGATCATCACACCGATGGTCAAGAATATGTCAACGGTTATGGCAGGCGTCACTGGTGTCAACTTAAATACCTTTGATGTGGGATGGCAGGCGACCTCCGTCGTTGCCTTTGCTACCAGCGCCGGAATGATCTATCTGGGCCTGGGAATTCTTCTGCAGACGATCCTGTTTCTTGTGAAGTGGACGAATATTTTCCAGCCGTCGGATCTCTGGAATAACTATTCTTATATTGTCTGGGGAGCCATGGTCATATTTAAGACCCACAATTTTATTCTTGGAATCGCATGTATGATTCTTTTAAATCTATACAGCCTGCTCATATCGGAGCTGGTGGCAAAGCGGTGGTCCAAGTATTATAACTATCCCAACTGTACAATCATTGCCATGCACAATGTGGAACCTGCAATTTTTGCGATTCTGTTTGATCCTGTCTTAAATAAGCTGGGGTTCAATAAATTAAAACTGAATCCAAAATCCATTGAAAAGAAGATTGGATTCCTCGGTGAGCCCATGACACTTGGATTTTTCCTTGGAATGTTCATCGGTATCCTGGGAAGCGTCAACAAGCTGGGAACCATCGCCGGATGGGGTGATATCTTAGAAGTTGCCATTGCCACCAGTGCTGTCATGGCCATCTTCCCCAAGATCGCCAGCATGTTTGCGCAGGCATTTGCGCCGATCACTGAGGCGGCAAGAAAATTCATGGGAAAAGCGGGAGACAGAGAATGGTACATTGCAGTCAATGATGCGGTAGGATACGGGGAGCCTGCAACCCTTACAAGCGGACTTCTCCTGATCCCGATCATGATCGTGGTCTCCACCATTCTTCCGGGCAACCAGGTGCTGCCGGTTGTGGATCTGCTTGCCATTCCATACATGGTACAGGGTCTGGTAGCTGTGTATAAAGGAAATATGTCAAAGATTCTTGTGGCAGGAACCATCTGGTTTAGTTTAGGGCTCTTGATGTGTACCTACACAGCACCGCTGTTCACACAGGTAGCCATGACTGCAGGCTTTGCTATTCCGGCAGGAGCGGCCATGATCACCAGCTTTAACATTCTTGGAAAACCGATGCTTGGTTTCGTATTCCTTGCGTTCCTTTCCGGAAATCCGGTATTCATCGCTATCGCGGTGGCAGTTTATGCGGCAATGTTTGCAGTATTTAAATTAAAAAACAAGGAAATCGTAGCTTACTTAGACCGTCAGGCAAATAAAAATGAATCAGCAGAAGAGGCAGGGGTGTAG
- a CDS encoding PTS sugar transporter subunit IIB, with amino-acid sequence MSVVNILSVCGSGTVTSSMVAAKLKEKLGEKGYSVSTTEARPTEALNLAQSGRFDILAHTSPLPDGDYGIPAVNAFACITGMGEDEFFDQIVEALKSVGK; translated from the coding sequence ATGTCAGTTGTAAATATTTTATCCGTTTGCGGATCAGGAACCGTAACTTCATCCATGGTAGCAGCAAAGCTGAAAGAAAAATTAGGGGAAAAGGGATATTCAGTTTCCACCACAGAGGCAAGGCCTACGGAGGCTTTGAATCTGGCCCAGTCCGGAAGATTTGATATCCTGGCCCACACAAGCCCTCTTCCGGACGGAGATTACGGGATTCCGGCAGTCAATGCCTTTGCATGTATCACAGGTATGGGAGAAGATGAGTTCTTTGACCAGATCGTGGAGGCACTGAAGTCTGTCGGGAAGTAA
- a CDS encoding PTS sugar transporter subunit IIA, which translates to MIWEDLKEELVLTGLEAESSGEVFERLGKTLIKEGYCKDSYIDALKAREKDFPTGVNMAGIGIAIPHTDKSHVHKGAVAIGVLKKPVKFYQMGTIDEVVMARLIFMLAVDDPEEHLVFLQKILQVLQDPETLRGLTECKAKQDVIQIIKDKEQSLS; encoded by the coding sequence ATGATTTGGGAAGATTTAAAAGAAGAACTGGTGCTCACAGGCCTGGAGGCCGAAAGCTCCGGGGAGGTCTTTGAACGTCTGGGTAAGACATTGATAAAAGAAGGCTATTGTAAGGATTCCTATATTGACGCTCTGAAGGCAAGAGAAAAGGATTTTCCTACAGGAGTTAATATGGCAGGAATCGGGATCGCAATACCGCATACGGACAAAAGCCATGTGCATAAGGGCGCTGTGGCTATCGGAGTGTTAAAAAAGCCTGTGAAGTTTTATCAGATGGGCACCATAGATGAAGTTGTCATGGCAAGGCTCATCTTTATGCTCGCCGTGGACGATCCAGAGGAACATCTCGTATTTTTACAAAAAATACTGCAGGTACTGCAGGATCCAGAGACATTGAGAGGGTTGACAGAATGCAAGGCGAAACAGGACGTGATCCAAATAATTAAAGACAAAGAACAGTCACTTTCCTAA